GTTCGTCCTCGACCCGCTCGATCAACTCCAACTGGAAACGGAGACCTCCTTGCTGCTGGCGCAAGAGTTTCGGCAGCGGGGGCACGAAACGTGGTATGCCCACGAAGGGGATCTTTGGGTGACCGACCGTGGTGTGTGGGTGTCTGCCCGGGAGCTGTACGTGGAATCCTCGGGCACTCCTCGTGCAGGTGCCTGCACCCGAGGTCGCGTCGCCGATTTCGCGCTCGTGCTGATGCGTCAAGATCCTCCGGTAGACGCGGCCTACCGTTTCGCGGCCCAGGCGCTGGAACTTGCCGCTTCGGAAGTGATGGTCGTGAATTCGCCAGCGGCCGTTTTGTCTTGGAACGAAAAGCTACTCCCCCTCCAATTCCCGGAGTACTGCCCTCCCACGCTGGTGAGTACGCGACTCGAAGAAATGCTGGACTTTGTCCGCGACGTGGGGAGGGCTGTTGTCAAACCGATTTCGGAGTGTAGCGGTAGAGGCATTCATATTGTCCATGCGGGCAACGCGGCCGAGGCCATCGCAGCAACCATGGCACGGTATCCGGGAGAGCCGGTGGTGTTACAGCGTTATCTCCCAGAGGTCGTGCACGGCGACAAGCGAATATTCCTCGCCGGCCCCACGGTCGTGGGTGCCGTCAACCGCATTCCAGCGGGACCGGAGCGTTTAGCCAACATTCATCAAGGCGCGCGGGTGGAGGCGACGGCATTGAGTGCGCGCGAGGAAGAAATTGCTCGCGTCGCCGGCGATTTCTTGTGCGCGCGCGGGATTTGGCTGGCAGGTTTGGACGTCATTGGCGGACTGCTCACGGAAGTGAACATCACCAGCCCATCCGCGCTACGACAGATCAATGCAGTGACCGGGCGGCGCAACGAGGTTGTCGTCGTGGATGTGCTCGAACGACTGGCGCTGGGGGAAAGGTTTTCGACCGCTCCGCCAGGCCGCACGGATACGGCACACACTGGTTGAAATTGCGGGCACGCGTTGCGGCTGCGGTTCGATCCAGGCGGCGGAAGAGGAACAACGGCTGGGGCTCTGGGACTGCCGGGACACGAAGATGACAACGACCACCACGCCCGAGCGCCAACTGCTTCCCCACCAAAAGGCACTCTACGCAACCGGTGATTTCACCATCAATGCCGCTCTCAACGCATTAGCCTTCGTGTTCACGGCCTATTTTCTGGTCCACGTGGCGGAACTCCGACCGGCCCTCGCTGGGCTCGTGCCCATGATCGGGCGTGCGGTAGATGCCTTCACGGATCCTCTGATGGGCCGGATTTCCGACCAAACGCGCTGGCGCTGGGGCCGGCGTCGTCCCTACTTCCTTCTCGGGGCCCTCCCGTTTGGTTTGTCCTTCGCGTTGCTGTGGACCCCCGCACCGTTCAGCCAAGAAGGGTGGCGCTTTGCGTACTACACCGTGCTCTACTGCTGCTTGACCACCGCCATGACGGTGCTGGCCATTCCTTACTTGGCTCTGCAACCGGAGATGGCCACGAGTTACGATGACCGTACGGCACTCAACACGTACCGTTCGGCTGGAGCGATCCTGGGCGTGTTTGCGGCCATTTCGATACGGCCACTCGCCCAATTGCTCGGGGGTGGACCCGAGGGCTTCCAACGGGTCGGCATGATCCTGGGGTTGATGTTCGCGCTTCCCTGGTTCGTGGTGTATCGCGTGAGTTTCGAACGCCCGGAGTTTCGCAGCCGCGCAGAGACGACATCGTTTTTCCGCGGCTTGGTCGAGGTTCTCGGACATCCGAACTTTCGCCGCCTGTTGGCCGTGTTTCTGTTCAGCCGACTGGCGACCGATGTGATTAGCACCTTGCTGATTCTCTACTTCACCCATTGGTTGGGGCGTTCGTACGACTTCGAGCGCGGGATGACGATCTTCCTCGTCGCGGTGGTACTTGCGCTGCCGCTTTGGCTCGCCGTTGCACGCCGAACCGAGAAAACCACGCTTTTCGCCCTGGGAGCCAGCATCTGGGCGGCGGTGCAATTGCTGCTCCTGTTCGTGGAGCCCGAATGGCCCAGAGGGCTCCTTTTCGTCCTGATGCTCGTCGCCGGGTGCGGCTATGCGGCGGTGGACGTAATGCCGTGGTCCATGCTGGGCGAAGTCATCGATGAAGACGAACTCCGCACCGGACAACGACGCGAGGGGCTCTATAACGGTGTGTTCACGTTTGTCCGCAAGCTGGCTGGAGCCACCGGAGTGTTCTTGGTTTTGGCCTTGCTCGACCTGATCGGCTTCCACGGGAACGCCGCGGCAACCGACTCTCCACGCCAAGCCATTCGCTGGCTCGCCGGACTCGCACCGCTACTTTTCCTGAGCCTCGGGATTTTTGCCGCTTCGCGGTACCCGCTGACACGCACCCGTCACCGTGAAATCCTCGCGCAACTGTGGAAGCGGCGTGCTGCGAGTGGAGCTCGCACACCACCCGATCGGCGCGCACGGTCCACTTAAAAGTATCCCGGAGGCGTTTCTGTCGTTTTCGGGCCTTTGTCTCGGCTCGGGATAAATTTGCCGGTAATCATGTCCTTGTAGCCCATACCCGGGCCGACCATCGGGTACACATGTGCGTTCGGATCCACCATCACTTCGAGGAGGGCAGGCCCGGGATACCGCAGGAATTCCTCGAGCGCCGGCCGCACCTCGGCAATTTCCGTAATGCGTTTGGCAAACGAAAAACCGTCGGCCTCGGCAGCGCGCACGAAGTCCTTTTTGTGCAGGCTCTTATCGGAACCCGAGTAGCGATTCGCATAAAACAGGTCCTGCCACTGCCGCACCATCCCGTCTCCCAGGTTGTTCAGCAGCAACACCTTGACCGGAATGTCGTAGGTCGTCAGCGTTTCCAGTTCGCCCAAGTTCATCCGCAAGCTCCCGTCGCCATCCACGTCGATCACCAAGGCACCCGGGTTGGCGAGCTGCGCACCGATCGCCGCCGGTAGCCCAAACCCCATCGTGCCCATGCTTCCCGAGGTCAGCCACGTCCGAGGCCGGTGGAAATCCAAATACTGCGCTGCCCACATCTGATGCTGGCCCACCCCAGTGGACACGATCGCTTCGCCGCGGGTGATTTCGTTGAGCGTCGAAAGCACGAACTCGGCCTGAATGCGAGGCGACTCGCGGTTCCAATTCAGCGGGTACTTGCGCTTGAGCTCCAGGACATAGGCACGCCAGCGGCTGAAGTCCTTCTTGAAGTCCCGCCCTGCTTCGAGCAATTGCTGCAGCCCTCGTTTGGCGTCGGCCACGTGCGCCCAGTCCACGTGCTTCACTTTGCCAATTTCCGAAGCATCGATGTCCAGGTGTGCGATCTTCGCCCCGGGGGCAAACTCCTTCACTTTTCCCGCAACGCGATCGTCGAATCGCGAACCGATAGCGAAGAGAAAATCGCAATCCTCCACCGCATAGTTCGCATACGCAGTGCCGTGCATCCCCAGCATGCGAAGCGACAACTCGGCACTGGTGTCGTAAGCGCCAATGCCCATCAGGGTGGTGACCACGGGAATCCCGAATCGCTCCACAAACGCGCGCAATTCCGGGGCTGCATTGGCATGGATGACGCCGCCGCCGACGTACAGCAGCGGCCGCTCCGAACTGCCCAGCAGGCGGAAAAACGCTTCCGCGTCGCGTGCAGACAAAGTGGAGGCTTCCAGCGCCGCCAAACGTTCATCGTATCCGCGCAAGCGCAAGATTCCGTTGCCGCGGAAGGTTGTTTTGGTCAGTTGCACGTCGCGGGGAATGTCCACGACCACAGGACCAGGCCGACCGCTGCGAGCAATGCGGAAGGCGGTACGAATGGTGGCTTCCACCTTGGTCTCGTCGGTCACCAGAAACACATGTTTGGCGCAGGCAGACATAATGTTGAAGACGGGCGCTTCTTGGAACGCATCGGTCCCCATCGCCACCCGTGGAACCTGCCCTGTGATCAAGACCACCGGCACGGAGTCCGCCTGGCAATCGCGGATCGGGGTGACGGAATTCGTTGCACCCGGGCCGGAAGTCACGATGAACACCCCGACGCGTCCGCTGGAGCGCGCGTATCCCGCGGCCATAAACCCGGCCCCTTGCTCCGTGGCCGGTACGATCAACCGGATCTCTCGATCTTTGTGTTCTTCGTTGTAACGGAAAATCGCATCGTACGTGGGTAAAATCGCTCCCCCGCTGTACCCGAACACTGTATCTACGCCCTCGTCGGCCAGTACCTGTACGATGGCATCGGCGTTGGTCATCTCCGCACCCGCACGCGGATGCGGGGGGTGCGCAACGTCGGCGCGGTGCGTTGCTTCCGTACGCAACCGTTGCACGGCTCGAGAGGGCTTCGTTGTCGGCATGGCTTCAACTCCTCGTGGTGATCAAAAAAACGAGCAATAACCTAGCGCACAATGCAAGGGGTTGCGAAGAGGAATTTTCCCACGAAAAGCGAACGGGCCTGTGGGCCGAGCTGGCCCACAGGCCCATTGCGCAGGGGGCGGGGAAAGGGGGGAGGGAACGGTCAGGCAAGACCAATGGCACGGTCTGCCGCTTCGGGATCCACGTCTTCGAACTGCAGGATCCCGAGCTCGTCGAAGGCCTTGCGAACATACGGAGTGAGCAGCCCGAGCTTTTTGAGGTTCGGCACGATGCGGGAAAAGAGCGATTCGCGGAACATCCGCATCACTGGAGACTGCAGCACGATCTCCCGCACTTCGTTCTTGTTGAATCCAATGTACTCCGAAACCTCGTCGGCCAAGAGGCGGTCCCGCATGAGGCGGCACGCTTCGATCACGAAGTCTTCACGATCGCGCAGCTCGTTCGCCGGCATGTCGAGGTAATATCCGCGCAGGGAGAGCACGCCGAAGGCCACGTGCCGCGATTCATCCCGCATCACGTAGTGGACCAAATCCTTGATGAGCGGCTCTTGTGCCAGTTGGTACATGTTGGAGAATGCCGCCATCGCCAGCCCTTCGACCAAGATTTGCATGCCGAGATACTTCATATCCCAGCGCCGGTCGCAAATGATGAGATCGAGCAAATGCTTGAGATTCGGATTGATGGGCCACTGCCACTCGAGCTTTTCCTGCAGGTAGCGGCTGAACACCTCCACATGGCGCGCTTCGTCCATCGTTTGCGTGGCCGCGTACAGCTTCGCGTCCATCCACGGTGCCGCTCCGGCCAATTCCGATGCGACAATAAGCGCCCCCTGCTCGCCATGCATGAACTGCGACAACTGCCAGGCAAGCTGGGCATGACGCAAGTGCGCTACTTGCCTCTCGCTCAGCTTTTTGTAGGGGCCATAATCCTCCAGCGGATTGTACGCCTGCGGGATAATTTCTGCCTCCGGATCCACCGGGGTGTCCCACTTGAGCTGCGTGGTGGCGTTCCACTGCTCGCGCTTGGCCTTCTCGTAGAGATCCCGCAAGCCTTCCTTGACGCTGCCGTAGTTCCAGACGTATGTGATGTCGTATGCAGCCAGTAACGTGTCGTTGGGCATCTCCGCACTTTGCGGGCGCACCGTTTGTTTTTCTGCAGCCAGACCCATGTGTTCCTCCCTATTCTCTTCGAACCTGTGCTCGCTCCGGACAGTGGTGCAGCCTAAGGCAGCGCCAACTCAAAGTCAATAGGAATCTGAAATCGAGTTCGCTTACGAACCCGCGTTGATTGGACGTTCCATGGCACGAAAAACCAAGGCTCGACGCATTCCCGTTCGGGTGCCGCAACAAGCGCGAAGTCGCCGCACGCGCGAGGAGATCCTCAAGGCGGCCATAGCCTGCTTCGAGTCGAAAGGATACGACGAGACCACCACCGCGGCGATTGCGCGCAAAGCCCGTATCGCCGTGGGGACGCTGTATGGATACTTCCCGGACAAGCGGGCGATTTTACTCGAGCTGCTCGAAGCCACCACGAAGGAGATTGCCGACTACGTGGTGCAAAGTCTCGACCCTTCGTTGTGGATTGGCGGGAACTTGCGGGAGAGGGTGCGCTCCCTCATCGATGTTTTGTTTCACACCCGCCGCATTCAACCCGGACTCCAACGCATTTTGTGGGAGCGTTACTTCAAAGACGCGGAGTTTCGCCAAGCAGTCGAGGCGCTGGAAAATCGAGTCAAGGAAGCGATGCTTCGGCTGTTCGAGGTGTTGGCCTCCGAAGGAAAGTTGCGCGTGCGCGACCTTCCCACCGCAGCATTCGTGATTCACGCGGCCGTGGAATGGACGACGTCACGGATCATCCTGAGCGGAGCGGAAGAGCACGTAGATGCCACCGCAGAAGCTGTGGCGGACATGCTATGCCGCTTTTTGTTCTGGGACGAGCCTCAGGCGGAACAGGCGGCGCCAACAAGCGGCGAGGAGCAAAGCCGGCCGCAGCACGTTTTGGAGCTCGGTCATGCGGAAACCGCGACAGCCCGCGTGGACCGAGACGTCCCGCCGGAGGGCGGACACCTGCCATGAACGGGATCATCCAGCGCTGCCGCGTTCCGGACGATCTCTCGACGGTCACGCACATCGGAGAGGAAGCCCCGCCACGAGAGGCCGGCCTTTCCGCCGCGCAAGTGGAAGAGATCTGGTCGGCCGTCACCAAGTTTTTTGCCACCGGCATGCATCCGGCCTTGCAAATCTGCTTGCGCCGGCAAGGGGTCGTTTTCCTCCATCGCGCCCTGGGGTTTGCCCGAGGCAACGCGCCGCAGGATCCTCCCGAAGCACCCAAAATTCCTTGCACGACCGCAACCCCCTTTACGATCTTCTCGGCATCCAAGGCCGTAACGGCCATGGTCATTCACTATCTCGATCAGCAGCGCCTGATCCACCTGGACGACCCCGTCTGCGAATACATCCCCGAGTTTGCTCGGCACAACAAACAATGGATCACCATCCGACATGTACTTGCCCATCGCGCCGGTATTCCCACGATCCCCCCGGAGGCCATGGACTTGGAACATCTCGAACACCCGGAGCGCATCGTACAGCTCCTCTGCGATCTCGAACCAGTTTGGCCCGCAGGGCGAGTCGTGGCTTACCACGCCCTCACGGGCGGATTCATCCTGGGAGAGATCGTGCGCCGCGTGACCGGAACCGATATCCGCACCTTCCTCACCCACACGATTCGCGAGCCGCTCGGATTTCGATGGATGAACTACGGCGTGCGCGAAGCCGACATTCCCAAAGTGGCTCACAATGCCTTCACGGGACCTCCCCCTTTACCCCCGCTTT
This sequence is a window from Candidatus Binatia bacterium. Protein-coding genes within it:
- the ilvB gene encoding acetolactate synthase; the encoded protein is MPTTKPSRAVQRLRTEATHRADVAHPPHPRAGAEMTNADAIVQVLADEGVDTVFGYSGGAILPTYDAIFRYNEEHKDREIRLIVPATEQGAGFMAAGYARSSGRVGVFIVTSGPGATNSVTPIRDCQADSVPVVLITGQVPRVAMGTDAFQEAPVFNIMSACAKHVFLVTDETKVEATIRTAFRIARSGRPGPVVVDIPRDVQLTKTTFRGNGILRLRGYDERLAALEASTLSARDAEAFFRLLGSSERPLLYVGGGVIHANAAPELRAFVERFGIPVVTTLMGIGAYDTSAELSLRMLGMHGTAYANYAVEDCDFLFAIGSRFDDRVAGKVKEFAPGAKIAHLDIDASEIGKVKHVDWAHVADAKRGLQQLLEAGRDFKKDFSRWRAYVLELKRKYPLNWNRESPRIQAEFVLSTLNEITRGEAIVSTGVGQHQMWAAQYLDFHRPRTWLTSGSMGTMGFGLPAAIGAQLANPGALVIDVDGDGSLRMNLGELETLTTYDIPVKVLLLNNLGDGMVRQWQDLFYANRYSGSDKSLHKKDFVRAAEADGFSFAKRITEIAEVRPALEEFLRYPGPALLEVMVDPNAHVYPMVGPGMGYKDMITGKFIPSRDKGPKTTETPPGYF
- the yfeW gene encoding EstA family serine hydrolase; amino-acid sequence: MNGIIQRCRVPDDLSTVTHIGEEAPPREAGLSAAQVEEIWSAVTKFFATGMHPALQICLRRQGVVFLHRALGFARGNAPQDPPEAPKIPCTTATPFTIFSASKAVTAMVIHYLDQQRLIHLDDPVCEYIPEFARHNKQWITIRHVLAHRAGIPTIPPEAMDLEHLEHPERIVQLLCDLEPVWPAGRVVAYHALTGGFILGEIVRRVTGTDIRTFLTHTIREPLGFRWMNYGVREADIPKVAHNAFTGPPPLPPLSTLLHKAIGMDLRQATELSNDPRFLRAIIPAGNIVTTAEELSRFYDLLLNGGELDGVRIFDRRTVRRATLEQTNWEIDLSFGLPLRYSLGFMLGADYLSLYGPDTRLAFGHLGFTNMVGWADPERGVAGAILNSGKPLVYPELVYAWNVMRVIANQCPKEPTPHGRSARRPVSARAQRQTATRSRGPRRQRRGR
- a CDS encoding TetR family transcriptional regulator; amino-acid sequence: MARKTKARRIPVRVPQQARSRRTREEILKAAIACFESKGYDETTTAAIARKARIAVGTLYGYFPDKRAILLELLEATTKEIADYVVQSLDPSLWIGGNLRERVRSLIDVLFHTRRIQPGLQRILWERYFKDAEFRQAVEALENRVKEAMLRLFEVLASEGKLRVRDLPTAAFVIHAAVEWTTSRIILSGAEEHVDATAEAVADMLCRFLFWDEPQAEQAAPTSGEEQSRPQHVLELGHAETATARVDRDVPPEGGHLP
- a CDS encoding sugar transporter, producing MTTTTTPERQLLPHQKALYATGDFTINAALNALAFVFTAYFLVHVAELRPALAGLVPMIGRAVDAFTDPLMGRISDQTRWRWGRRRPYFLLGALPFGLSFALLWTPAPFSQEGWRFAYYTVLYCCLTTAMTVLAIPYLALQPEMATSYDDRTALNTYRSAGAILGVFAAISIRPLAQLLGGGPEGFQRVGMILGLMFALPWFVVYRVSFERPEFRSRAETTSFFRGLVEVLGHPNFRRLLAVFLFSRLATDVISTLLILYFTHWLGRSYDFERGMTIFLVAVVLALPLWLAVARRTEKTTLFALGASIWAAVQLLLLFVEPEWPRGLLFVLMLVAGCGYAAVDVMPWSMLGEVIDEDELRTGQRREGLYNGVFTFVRKLAGATGVFLVLALLDLIGFHGNAAATDSPRQAIRWLAGLAPLLFLSLGIFAASRYPLTRTRHREILAQLWKRRAASGARTPPDRRARST
- the gshB gene encoding glutathione synthetase, producing the protein MRVLFVLDPLDQLQLETETSLLLAQEFRQRGHETWYAHEGDLWVTDRGVWVSARELYVESSGTPRAGACTRGRVADFALVLMRQDPPVDAAYRFAAQALELAASEVMVVNSPAAVLSWNEKLLPLQFPEYCPPTLVSTRLEEMLDFVRDVGRAVVKPISECSGRGIHIVHAGNAAEAIAATMARYPGEPVVLQRYLPEVVHGDKRIFLAGPTVVGAVNRIPAGPERLANIHQGARVEATALSAREEEIARVAGDFLCARGIWLAGLDVIGGLLTEVNITSPSALRQINAVTGRRNEVVVVDVLERLALGERFSTAPPGRTDTAHTG